The following proteins come from a genomic window of Musa acuminata AAA Group cultivar baxijiao chromosome BXJ1-7, Cavendish_Baxijiao_AAA, whole genome shotgun sequence:
- the LOC135679117 gene encoding DEAD-box ATP-dependent RNA helicase 17-like, whose amino-acid sequence MKESKEKKKGAEVAAGAGGEGLFASCSFSDLGLHPFLCQHLRDKMGFEFPTQIQAQAIPVVVSGRHVLVNAATGTGKTIVYLAPIVHLLQMYEPRVQRSDGTFALVLVPTRELCMQVHGVLQKLLHCFHWIVPGYIMGGENRAKEKARLRKGISILVATPGRLLDHLKNTSSFNYTNLRWIVFDEADRILELGFGKAVEEILDFLGSRQADHVCKQHMNTKSAKFSRQNLLLSATLNDKVNHLANISLENPIMIGMDCKKDSAVPLKLSLGDAVSSAPAVGGDLEGVGALSSQLTENYNLPSQLVQRYVKVSCGSRLVVLLSILRFAFERETSQKIVVFFSTCDAVDFHYSLLNKFKWSPKLQPEANQEQKIVGCRSFHLHGNMEHEDRRKAFHEFTSEKSALLLCTDVAARGLDFPKVRCIIQYDSPGEASEYVHRVGRTARLGERGEALLFLQPVEIDYLHDLQHHGVSLKEYPLRKIIDSFSVHGQKHHNKKLISLETHPWVLFLQKTLETFISTESKLKKLANDAFCSWVRAYTAHRGELKRIFMVKKLHLGHVARSFGLKDQPSLVGRSHQIESKKRKRDQKKAISFKRRKSS is encoded by the exons ATAAGATGGGTTTCGAGTTCCCCACGCAGATCCAGGCACAGGCCATTCCTGTCGTCGTCTCTGGACGGCATGT ACTTGTCAATGCTGCTACTGGCACCGGCAAGACGATCGTGTACCTTGCCCCGATCGTCCACCTTCTGCAGATGTATGAGCCGCGAGTTCAGCGATCTGATGGGACCTTTG CGTTGGTTCTTGTTCCAACGCGAGAACTGTGTATGCAGGTCCATGGAGTTCTGCAGAAACTATTGCATTGTTTCCATTGGATAGTTCCTGGGTATATAATGGGTGGAGAAAACAGGGCAAAGGAGAAAGCCAGGTTGCGGAAAG GAATATCCATTCTGGTAGCTACTCCTGGGCGTCTCTTGGATCACTTAAAGAATACTTCATCATTCAATTACACAAATTTGCGTTGGATCGTCTTTGATGAAGCTGACAG GATCCTTGAATTGGGATTTGGGAAAGCAGTAGAAGAAATACTAGATTTTCTGGGCTCAAGACAAGCTGATCATGTCTGCAAACAGCATATGAACACAAAGTCTGCCAAATTTTCAAGGCAGAACTTACTTCTTTCAGCAACCTTAAATGATAAGGTCAACCATTTAGCAAATATCAGTTTAGAGAACCCAATCATGATTGGCATGGATTGCAAGAAGGATTCTGCTGTACCACTAAAGCTGTCATTAGGCGATGCTGTCTCTTCAGCACCTGCCGTCGGTGGAGATTTGGAAGGCGTTGGTGCATTATCAAGTCAGCTGACAGAAAACTATAACCTTCCTTCTCAGTTAGTTCAAAGATATGTTAAAG TGTCTTGTGGTTCAAGGCTTGTGGTTCTTCTCTCTATTCTTAGATTTGCTTTTGAAAGAGAAACCTCCCAAAAG ATTGTGGTTTTCTTTTCAACATGTGATGCAGTAGACTTCCATTATTCACTTTTAAACAAATTTAAGTGGTCTCCTAAGCTGCAACCAGAGGCAAATCAAGAGCAAAAAATTGTCGGTTGTAGATCCTTCCATTTGCATGGGAATATGGAACATGAAGATCGTAGAAAAGCATTTCACGAATTTACTTCTGAAAAATCAGCTTTACTATTGTGTACGGATGTTGCTGCTAGGGGTTTGGATTTTCCAAAGGTCAGGTGCATTATCCAATATGATTCTCCAGGGGAGGCTTCTGAATATGTGCATAG GGTCGGAAGAACGGCAAGGTTGGGTGAGAGAGGTGAAGCTTTGCTATTCCTTCAACCAGTCGAGATTGATTATTTGCATGATTTGCAGCATCATGGTGTCAGCCTAAAAGAATATCCACTTCGAAAGATAATAGACAGTTTCTCAGTGCATGGGCAGAAGCACCATAACAAGAAGCTAATTTCTTTGGAGACACATCCATGGGTATTATTTCTGCAGAAGACACTTGAAACCTTTATTTCAACGGAG TCCAAACTGAAGAAGCTAGCCAATGATGCATTCTGCTCCTGGGTTCGGGCATACACTGCTCACCGAGGTGAGCTGAAAAGAATTTTTATGGTTAAGAAACTCCATTTGGGGCACGTGGCAAGAAGCTTTGGGCTGAAAGATCAACCTTCATTGGTTGGAAGATCACACCAGATAGAATCCAAAAAGAGAAAGAGGGATCAGAAGAAAGCTATATCTTTCAAAAGAAGAAAGTCATCTTAG